The Arachis hypogaea cultivar Tifrunner chromosome 16, arahy.Tifrunner.gnm2.J5K5, whole genome shotgun sequence genome contains a region encoding:
- the LOC112756372 gene encoding peroxisomal ATPase PEX6, whose product MVEQRKPLVLSSTKHLINSLLSSSPSNDPATATATATTTPLFQLPVGILRFSDHPNHHPQLPSLDDSALVGLSTLLLKRLSVTSGSLVLVKNAEMGVQRVAVAIALDPPGTTTTLEPDSDLNLSSSSSHPARVMLVFPSCDFPASGALLFDHEVAYLSPLLAFNLNLHMSCLKSILQHGEDTLASYFKPQFCNEDAAKSNEDYVINVELAPFAQALRFASHLRVSFVKMPECGILESIRETSPIESKERQDMIDLALQKYFEVDRYLSRGDVFGININWKCNSTICIPCNQKSDKKNDSNLIYFKVIAMEPSDEPFLRVNKTSTALVLGGSSPSALPPDLLIAGPEGPVPLQGDTVKILGSILTPTFCPSALSSKFRISVLLYGLAGCGKRTVVRYVARRLGLHVVEYNCHDLMVSERKSIALAQAFKTAQRYSPAILLLRHFDVFRDSPSPDGSLNDQRGNTSEVASVIRRFTEPISEHDSNSRGKSNGEFVEKNVEKTSVHQILLIAAADSSEGLPPTIRRCFSHEISMGPLTEEQRTEMLSHSLQNVSGLLSDPDLEGFVKEIVGQTSGFMPRDMCALIADAGANLFPRNDTEVDKHRFEDIDASSSSKVTQEKEKVSPQIPRKEDLMNALERSKKRNASALGTPKVPNVKWEDVGGLEEVKKSILDTVQLPLLHKDLFASGLRKRSGVLLYGPPGTGKTLLAKAVATECSLNFLSVKGPELINMYIGESEKNVRDIFQKARSARPCVIFFDELDSLAPARGASGDSGGVMDRVVSQMLAEIDGLSDSTQDLFIIGASNRPDLIDPALLRPGRFDKLLYVGVNSDASYRERVLKAQTRKFKLHEDVSLYSIAKKCPPNFTGADMYALCADAWFHAAKRKVSSTNPESSSQDSEADSVVVEYSDFVQVLVELSPSLSMAELQKYEKLRDQFEGTSK is encoded by the exons ATGGTGGAACAGAGGAAGCCTCTCGTTCTCTCTTCCACCAAACACCTCATCAATTCCTTGTTGAGCTCTTCCCCAAGCAACGACCCTGCaaccgccaccgccaccgccactaCCACTCCCCTCTTCCAATTACCTGTGGGGATTCTCCGATTCTCCGACCACCCGAATCACCATCCCCAATTACCTTCTCTTGACGATTCTGCCCTTGTTGGCCTCTCCACTTTACTTCTTAAGAGGCTCTCTGTCACTTCTGGTTCACTG gTTCTGGTGAAGAATGCTGAGATGGGTGTGCAGAGGGTTGCTGTGGCCATTGCTCTTGATCCTCCAGGAACTACTACTACACTTGAGCCTGATTCTGATTTGAatttatcatcatcttcttctcatCCTGCCAGAGTAATGCTTGTGTTTCCTTCTTGTGATTTCCCTGCTAGTGGGGCCTTGTTGTTTGATCATGAAGTTGCTTATTTGTCTCCACTTTTAGCATTTAATCTAAATTTGCACATGTCATGCTTAAAATCCATTCTACAACATGGAGAGGACACTTTAGCTTCTTATTTCAAGCCCCAATTTTGTAATGAGGATGCTGCAAAAAGCAATGAGGATTATGTTATCAATGTTGAGTTGGCACCTTTTGCTCAAGCTCTTAGGTTTGCATCACATTTGAGGGTTTCTTTTGTGAAGATGCCAGAATGTGGCATCCTTGAATCTATCAGAGAAACTTCACCTATTGAATCTAAAGAACGGCAAGACATGATTGACTTAGCATTACAAAAGTACTTCGAAGTCGATAGATATTTGTCAAGAGGAGATGTTTTTGGGATTAACATAAACTGGAAATGCAATTCAACTATTTGCATTCCGTGCAACCAAAAATCAGATAAGAAAAATGACAGTAACCTTATCTACTTCAAG GTCATTGCTATGGAACCATCAGATGAACCGTTCCTTCGAGTCAATAAAACCTCAACTGCTCTGGTCCTAGGAGGGAGTTCACCATCCGCCCTTCCTCCAGATTTGTTAATTGCTGGACCAGAAGGACCTGTGCCATTGCAAGGAGACACAGTAAAGATATTGGGTTCAATACTTACACCAACTTTCTGTCCATCGGCCCTTTCTTCGAAGTTTAGAATTTCAGTTCTATTGTATGGCTTGGCAG GTTGTGGGAAGAGAACTGTAGTTAGATATGTTGCTCGTCGACTGGGCTTGCATGTGGTGGAATATAACTGTCATGATCTAATGGTGTCTGAAAGAAAATCTAttgctttggctcaagctttcaAGACAGCTCAAAG ATACTCACCAGCAATACTTCTTCTACGGCATTTTGATGTTTTTCGAGATTCACCTTCTCCCGATGGTTCACTAAATGATCAAAGAGGCAATACATCTGAAGTAGCATCTGTTATCAGGAGATTCACTGAACCAATTAGTGAACATGATAGCAACTCCAGGGGAAAATCAAATGGTGAATTT GTTGAGAAGAATGTTGAGAAAACAAGCGTGCATCAAATCCTCTTGATTGCTGCTGCCGACAGCTCAGAAGGTCTACCTCCAACTATCAGACGCTGCTTTAGCCATGAAATAAGTATGGGACCTTTGACTGAAGAGCAAAGGACTGAAATGTTATCCCACTCACTTCAAAATGTTTCTGGACTCCTCTCTGAT cctgatttggagggtttTGTAAAAGAAATAGTTGGTCAAACATCTGGTTTTATGCCCAGGGATATGTGTGCTCTAATTGCTGATGCTGGTGCCAACTTATTTCCCAGGAACGATACTGAAGTGGACAAACATAGGTTTGAGGATATAGATGCTTCTTCTAGTTCCAAAGTGACACAGGAGAAGGAGAAAGTTTCACCTCAAATTCCTAGGAAGGAAGATTTGATGAATGCTTTAGAAcgatcaaagaaaagaaatgcaTCAGCATTGGGCACTCCAAAA GTTCCCAATGTGAAATGGGAAGATGTCGGTGGGCTTGAAGAAGTCAAAAAATCAATCCTGGATACTGTTCAG ttgCCCCTCCTGCATAAAGATCTTTTTGCATCTGGATTACGCAAGAGATCCGGCGTTCTTCTGTACGGTCCTCCTGGAACTGGCAAA ACATTATTAGCAAAAGCTGTTGCTACTgaatgttctttaaattttcttagtGTAAAAGGTCCTGAACTGATAAACATGTACATCGGAGAGTCTGAGAAGAATGTTAGAGACATTTTCCAGAAG GCCAGATCAGCACGCCCATGTGTTATCTTCTTCGATGAGCTTGATTCTCTCGCCCCAGCTCGGGGTGCTTCTGGAGATTCTGGGGGCGTTATGGACAGGGTGGTTTCTCAG ATGCTAGCCGAGATCGATGGCTTAAGTGATTCGACACAG GATCTGTTTATTATTGGTGCAAGTAATAGACCGGATTTGATAGATCCGGCACTTCTACGTCCCGGTAGATTCGATAAGCTTCTATATGTTGGAGTTAACTCCGATGCGTCTTATAGGGAGCG GGTCTTGAAAGCACAAACTCGAAAGTTCAAGTTGCATGAAGATGTTTCACTGTACTCTATAGCGAAAAAATGTCCGCCGAACTTCACCGGAGCTGACATGTATGCATTGTGTGCAGACGCCTGGTTCCATGCAGCGAAGCGCAAG GTTTCGAGCACAAATCCGGAGTCTTCCAGCCAAGATAGTGAAGCAGATTCTGTAGTTGTTGAATACAGTGATTTTGTCCAG GTCTTAGTAGAGCTGTCTCCTTCCCTCTCCATGGCTGAGCTTCAGAAGTATGAGAAACTTAGAGATCAGTTTGAGGGCACCTCAAAATAA